The following coding sequences are from one Streptobacillus felis window:
- a CDS encoding phosphatidate cytidylyltransferase, protein MLSRLLVIILAVPLLIYILLSGEVTFLIFNMVVILIALHEFYTILKNKGNIVYYKTGLLLGIFLPIFIYYREDISFFFRYLKLMNKDNITFDVGGFIVFSTLIIATMQILSSKIKNSTNELMLTLFGIIYIPLFSSYMISIREGLHNGRILLLYTFFSIWAADTFAYIVGMLIGGKIFKKKLSEKISPKKSIEGFFGGILGVFIISLFFENIYNFLVNLLSYFKILTYVEKIDTIIISQNIVKLFILSILIAIFSVLGDLFESKFKREFGVKDSGTILMGHGGFLDRFDSALFVLPIVYYFVKYFI, encoded by the coding sequence ATGTTAAGTAGATTGTTAGTAATAATTTTAGCGGTACCGCTATTGATATATATTTTACTTTCTGGTGAAGTAACCTTTCTTATATTTAATATGGTAGTTATATTAATTGCTTTACATGAATTTTATACTATATTGAAAAATAAAGGTAATATAGTCTATTATAAAACAGGGCTTTTATTAGGTATTTTCTTACCAATTTTTATTTATTATAGAGAAGACATTAGTTTTTTCTTTAGATATTTAAAGTTAATGAATAAAGACAATATAACTTTTGATGTTGGTGGTTTTATTGTATTTTCAACATTAATTATAGCAACAATGCAAATACTTTCTTCTAAAATAAAAAATTCAACTAATGAATTAATGTTGACTTTATTTGGGATTATATATATACCTTTATTTAGCTCATATATGATATCTATAAGAGAAGGATTACATAACGGAAGAATACTTTTATTATATACATTTTTTAGTATTTGGGCTGCAGATACATTTGCATATATAGTTGGAATGTTAATAGGTGGTAAAATATTTAAAAAGAAACTTTCAGAAAAAATAAGTCCTAAAAAATCAATAGAAGGTTTTTTTGGTGGTATATTGGGAGTTTTCATTATAAGTTTGTTTTTTGAAAATATTTATAATTTTTTAGTAAATTTATTATCATACTTTAAAATATTAACTTATGTTGAAAAAATTGACACTATAATAATTTCTCAAAATATTGTTAAATTATTCATACTTTCTATTTTAATTGCTATTTTTTCGGTTCTTGGAGATTTATTTGAATCAAAATTCAAAAGGGAATTTGGAGTTAAAGATAGTGGTACGATATTAATGGGACATGGAGGGTTTTTAGATAGATTTGATAGTGCATTATTTGTACTACCTATAGTTTATTATTTTGTAAAATACTTTATATAG
- the uppS gene encoding polyprenyl diphosphate synthase: MMVKKVNILKNYIDKFPKHIGIIMDGNGRWAEKRNLMRTEGHKVGAKKLEEVIEYILELNIKYLTVYAFSTENWKRPKLEVNTLMKLFEKYLIDNEEKFMKQNIRVCITGSRNNLSDKLIKKIEYIENITKNNAKLVLSIAFNYGGRLEIVDSVKKIIDKKLEITEENISKNLYNSFIPNVDLIIRTGNEFRISNFLLWQMAYSEIYFSKLMWPDFTKDELHNSILSFIKIDRRFGGIKC, translated from the coding sequence ATGATGGTGAAAAAAGTGAATATATTAAAAAATTATATAGATAAATTCCCAAAACACATTGGAATCATTATGGATGGTAATGGTAGATGGGCAGAAAAAAGAAATTTAATGAGAACAGAAGGTCATAAAGTTGGGGCTAAAAAACTAGAAGAAGTTATAGAATATATTTTAGAATTAAATATAAAGTATCTTACAGTTTATGCCTTCTCAACAGAAAATTGGAAAAGACCTAAATTAGAAGTAAATACTTTAATGAAATTATTTGAAAAATATTTGATAGATAATGAAGAAAAATTTATGAAACAAAATATAAGAGTATGTATTACTGGTAGCAGAAATAATTTATCTGATAAATTAATAAAAAAGATTGAATATATAGAAAATATAACAAAAAATAATGCTAAATTAGTTTTAAGTATTGCATTTAATTACGGTGGAAGACTTGAAATAGTAGATTCAGTAAAAAAAATAATAGATAAGAAATTAGAAATTACTGAAGAAAATATTTCTAAAAATTTATATAATAGTTTTATACCTAATGTTGATTTAATAATTAGAACAGGAAATGAATTTAGAATAAGTAACTTTTTATTGTGGCAAATGGCATATTCAGAAATTTATTTTAGTAAATTAATGTGGCCAGATTTCACAAAAGATGAATTACATAATTCTATACTTTCTTTTATAAAAATAGATAGAAGATTTGGAGGCATAAAATGTTAA